In Ananas comosus cultivar F153 linkage group 10, ASM154086v1, whole genome shotgun sequence, the following proteins share a genomic window:
- the LOC109716849 gene encoding proline-rich receptor-like protein kinase PERK1, which yields MPCNCDFQKLKPLLRFPLAFLALGLSACGCATVLVGLVGGFIFRRCELPKVIVQLGLLLMEAPCFVLRTFKTTERSDGQTREVQYDTAPWAPERNESPSSDHVVKMLPIPTPPPSFSSPPPHAKVSNIRSANSLTPSIVVGYPNIGFSRFTYEELAAATGGFTNGNLLGEGGFAYVHKGRLTDGREVAVKQLKAEKGWAESDFHVEVDVISHVHHKHLVSLIGCCITKENMLLVLEYVPNKTLHHHLHGKGKSIIDWPTRLKIAVGSARGLAYLHEECQPRIVHRDIKAANILLDHSFEAKVADFGIAKFINDGNTHVSTRIMGTIGYLAPEYASTGQLTDKSDVFSFGVMLLELITGRQPVMRSANSTLLSGLVDWARPLLTRALHDGNYDALVDPRLATNYDPNEMKLMVACAAACVQHSAPHRPRMSQVVQALEGVISLEDLINDAAQHNQIAIQISDEIFNATTSSTMESWTDSKDSSH from the exons ATGCCTTGCAACTGCGACTTCCAGAAGCTGAAGCCGCTGCTGCGCTTCCCTCTCGCCTTCCTCGCCCTTGGGCTGTCTGCCTGCGGCTGCGCCACAGTACTCGTCGG GTTGGTTGGAGGGTTCATATTCCGGCGATGCGAACTTCCGAAAGTCATCGTGCAGCTCGGTCTCTTGCTCATGGAAGCCCCCTGCTTCGTCTTGAGGACTTTCAAAACAA CTGAACGATCCGATGGACAAACGAGAGAAGTGCAATATGACACTGCACCATGGGCACCGGAGCGCAATGAATCTCCATCAAGCGACCATGTCGTCAAAATGCTGCCAATACCAACACCACCGCCGTCGTTCTCGTCACCGCCACCTCATGCAAAAGTTAGCAATATCAGATCAGCGAATTCACTGACTCCATCTATAGTTGTCGGCTATCCTAACATTGGCTTTAGCCGCTTCACCTACGAAGAATTGGCAGCTGCAACAGGTGGCTTCACGAATGGTAATCTCTTAGGGGAGGGCGGTTTTGCGTACGTGCATAAAGGGAGGCTCACAGATGGCAGAGAAGTTGCTGTAAAGCAGTTGAAGGCCGAGAAAGGGTGGGCGGAGAGCGATTTCCATGTCGAGGTTGATGTCATAAGCCATGTGCATCATAAACACCTCGTTAGCTTGATTGGATGCTGCATCACAAAGGAAAATATGCTTCTCGTGCTTGAATACGTTCCGAATAAGACTTTGCATCATCACTTACATG GGAAAGGCAAGTCTATCATCGATTGGCCAACTAGATTAAAGATTGCTGTTGGTTCTGCTAGAGGGCTGGCGTATTTGCATGAGGAGT GCCAACCAAGGATTGTTCATCGTGATATTAAGGCAGCCAATATTCTTTTAGATCATTCATTCGAGGCAAAG GTTGCAGATTTTGGTATCGCAAAGTTTATCAATGATGGCAACACCCATGTTTCGACTCGTATAATGGGAACTATTGG ATATTTAGCTCCGGAGTATGCTTCTACGGGCCAACTTACTGATAAATCCGACGTTTTCTCCTTCGGAGTGATGCTTCTTGAGCTGATCACTGGAAGACAACCTGTTATGAGGAGTGCTAACTCAACACTCCTCAGTGGTTTGGTCGATTGG GCAAGGCCTTTGCTGACGAGAGCATTGCACGATGGAAACTACGACGCCCTCGTCGATCCGCGGTTGGCGACAAACTATGATCCTAACGAGATGAAGCTAATGGTTGCTTGTGCCGCTGCTTGCGTGCAGCACTCGGCACCGCATCGGCCACGGATGAGTCAG GTCGTGCAAGCATTGGAAGGGGTTATATCACTCGAGGATCTGATTAATGATGCAGCTCAACACAATCAAATTGCAATACAAATTTCGGATGAGATCTTCAACGCAACTACAAGCAGTACAATGGAATCATGGACGGATTCGAAGGATTCATCTCATTAA
- the LOC109716565 gene encoding uncharacterized protein LOC109716565, with protein MLLSFRVSPYLPLRRFFFFLCRSSSSSAPPPLPMAGYKEAFARRMAMAGIKPHHRIALGVSGGPDSMALCVLAAGWKLDGSAPKDEASGYIEGLLGIVVDHRLRPESTEEAEIVRDRVNNMGIRCEIACCSWPDGQPKQGHLQEAAREMRYRNFQRVCEQQQIGILLIAHHADDQAELLILRLSRGSGVLGLAGMAFISQLFPTHLRCSSESPSSNGILLVRPMLEFSKEDMYKICQGVEQVWVEDPTNQNLSFVRNRIRASLTNLSSCAFRLELQSLISACRLTRAYVDSFCHKMMRHSVTIDEHGYAIIDLEKLEPTEVDDLCLSQYLASILQFISQRHRPIRGRTARLLISYFRKIPCKTSLSAAGCYLCAAPRSKGSKILICCLVESPQSFIVDFSSTYSCREEQCTLPSEIAQIIKEAALYSNESAAEVLNISFLNAKCSMDVLSEAKKLDIISESTLKSISLLSVEEHEKFITTTEAQDNQESMHEMNFSGASSITIRRGEACHFMNRFLITWNSAEDAIKSDRDQDHLCEFCLGDRETILHVRHLVDADWLFLAEVCRIRAVGECQCNSDVFTCKPNENEMEKPKYSTYMQLSAAKALQALKSIPVSARRALPALVNSQGLLLGVPSIGFRCCPCLSVATVFSPRVPLGGGFTLYT; from the exons aTGCTCCTCTCTTTTCGCGTCTCACCCTACCTCCCTCTCCGccgcttctttttcttcctctgcCGCAGCTCCTCCTcttccgcgccgccgccgctgcccaTGGCGGGGTACAAGGAGGCCTTCGCCCGGCGCATGGCCATGGCCGGGATCAAACCCCATCATCGCATCG CTTTGGGAGTCTCCGGTGGCCCCGATAGCATGGCGCTCTGTGTCTTAGCGGCGGGGTGGAAATTGGATGGGTCGGCGCCGAAGGATGAGGCGTCGGGATATATTGAAGGGCTTTTGGGGATTGTTGTGGACCATAGGCTGCGGCCCGAAAGCACCGAGGAGGCGGAGATTGTTCGAGATAGGGTAAACAATATGG GAATTCGGTGCGAGATCGCATGTTGTAGTTGGCCCGATGGACAGCCGAAGCAAGGCCATTTGCAAGAAGCTGCTCGTGAGATGAG GTATCGTAATTTTCAACGTGTTTGCGAACAGCAGCAGATTGGTATCTTGCTTATTGCACATCATGCAGATGACCAG GCAGAACTCTTAATTCTAAGACTATCTCGTGGTAGTGGAGTTCTCGGGCTTGCTGGCATGGCATTCATTTCACAATTGTTTCCTACACATCTAAGATGCTCCAGTGAAAGTCCCAGTAGTAATGGTATTTTACTTGTCCGCCCAATGCTTGAGTTTTCGAAAGAGGACATGTACAAA ATATGTCAAGGAGTTGAACAGGTTTGGGTGGAAGATCCAACAAACCAGAACTTGTCATTTGTACGGAATCGAATTCGAGCCTCATTAACGAATCTGTCATCAT GTGCTTTTAGGTTGGAATTGCAATCACTCATCTCTGCTTGTCGATTAACGCGTGCATATGTTGATAGTTTTTGCCATAAAATGATGAGGCATTCTGTGACTATCGATGAG CATGGGTATGCTATTATCGATCTAGAAAAGCTCGAGCCAACAGAAGTTGATGATCTTTGCCTTTCACAGTATCTGGCCTCAATCTTGCAG TTTATCTCTCAAAGGCACAGACCAATTCGTGGCAGAACTGCTCGATTGCTAATTAGCTACTTCCGTAAAATCCCGTGCAAG ACCTCCCTTTCCGCAGCTGGTTGTTACCTTTGTGCCGCTCCACGGTCCAAAGGCTCAAAAATTTTGATCTGTTGCTTGGTTGAGTCGCCTCAGTCATTTATTGTTGATTTTTCATCTACATACTCATGTCGGGAAGAACAATGTACTCTGCCCAGTGAAATAGCTCAGATAATTAAGGAAGCGGCATTGTATTCTAATGAATCAGCTGCAGAGGTTTTGAACATCTCTTTTCTGAATGCAAAATGTTCAATGGATGTTCTAAGTGAAGCAAAGAAGCTCGATATTATAAGTGAGTCAACTTTGAAAAGTATTTCCTTACTGAGTGTAGAAGAACATGAGAAGTTTATTACCACTACAGAAGCTCAGGATAATCAGGAGTCGATGCATGAAATGAACTTTTCTGGTGCTTCAAGCATAACTATTCGTCGTGGCGAAGCATGCCACTTTATGAACAGGTTCTTAATTACATGGAATTCTGCTGAAGATGCTATAAAATCAGATAGAGATCAAGACCATCTTTGTGAGTTCTGCTTGGGCGACCGGGAAACTATATTACACGTTCGACATTTAGTTGATGCTGATTGGTTGTTTCTCGCAGAAGTTTGTAGGATTCGGGCAGTGGGTGAATGCCAGTGTAATTCAGATGTTTTTACTTGCAAGCCAAATGAGAATGAAATGGAGAAACCTAAATATTCAACTTATATGCAGTTGTCAGCTGCGAAGGCACTCCAAGCCCTGAAATCTATTCCGGTTTCTGCGAGAAGGGCACTCCCTG